Below is a genomic region from Salvelinus fontinalis isolate EN_2023a chromosome 2, ASM2944872v1, whole genome shotgun sequence.
TTCTAGTTTTCCCCATCTCGTGCTTCTCTCCGTGGGCTGATAGGCCGCGtcacagcttagagggaacattggttacACTTACTGTATCCTTTTTATTTGAAAGATTCtttctcgctgatatgaaagatgAGGACCATATGTTTAGAAAACCCGTTTGGCAAGCGATGATTATGGACGTTAAAACACAGGGTCGGAATTGAAGGTCGCCCACGTGGGCGACGATAACCGCTGAAAACCCTCTGGAGAGAAGGGTTTTCGAAAGCTACCGTTTACCTTAGTTAACCTTAGCATGCTAAGCATAGAGTTGCAGTTTGTTAGCTGCTATTTAAAAGACTGTCAAGACTTCCCCAAGATTGATGAAATTTCATGGTTGACTTAACTTTTCTGATAAAATATGTATCATCAGGTGAACTATTGATTCTAATGATGACACTTTCTTTGCTCTCACCCTCAGCAACTAGAACTTATCACACCTTTCCAACTATACTTCAATCCTGATTTGATACTAAGGAATTATCAGGTGAGTACATGCAATTGGTCATTGAGCTACTGTGTCAGAtattaaaaatatttttgagTTTTTAATCTTAGCCCTGCTGTGTAAAAGCgtagcagttaaaaaaaaaattagaTGCAAGCTTGACTGATTTCTCTGTTCTGTCTTGTAGGTATGGAGACTCATAACCAACTTTCTATTTTTCGGTCCAGTTGGCTTCAACTTCCTTTTCAATATGATTTTTTTGTATCCTTTTTCTGTTGCACATGCCTTGCCCTGAGTGAACTTGTGAAATGTATATTTTGCGTCCCTTTGATTGGAAGCactatgtgactaataaaatgctTGTCTTGAACAAGGCGGCGAGCCATGTTTCATTCATTTTTAATCATGATGCAACTGTCTAATCATAGTGAATTATAGGTTTAGTATTTGCTTTGCCCTTGCCAGATTACCTTAACCGTTGGCTTCCAGGTATCGATACTGTCGTATGCTGGAGGAGGGCTCTTTCAGGGGCCGCACTGCTGACTTTGTCTTCATGTTCCTCTTCGGTGGCCTTCTGATGACTGTATCCTTGTAACACTGTTACTTTCAGGGTCTTAGTTGATACTGCAGGAGTCGAGACATGTTCAGCACCACATAGACTTGATGTACCTTTATTTGTCATTCTTAGCAAGCTTCTGATTGAGCTCTTACTAAGGCCTACTGTTGTATAATGCTGTATGTGTGTACAGGAAATATGTAGGCCTATGTTATCCACAGGTGCCTTAATGAGAAGCTCTTACGTCACATCCCTTGCCACctgaatattattattatgattattttttttttaaagctttgTTTAGGCTAGTTGTCAAACCTGAGAATCAATTGGTTGATTGTCTGCAGttggcgacaggtagcctagaggttaagagctttgcgccagtaaccgaaaggtcgctggttcgaatcctcgagctgacaaggggGGAAAATCAACCATTATGCCGCGGACGTCAGTTAAGTCAGCCCCCCGCaccgctctgattcagaggggttgggttaaatgcagaatacACAtcttggttgaatgcattcagttgtgcaactgactaggtatcccctttcttttCCTAAGTTAGGGTAAATCAACTCGAATAATGCTGTATGCCACAATTCAATCCACCAAGCACTTTTTTTCTCAGTAAGCACAAAGATATTTGGTACCTTTGTGAGTCTGGTGTTCTTGGGCCAAGCCTTCACCATCATGCTGGTGTACGTGTGGAGCAGGCGTAACCCCAACGTTCGCATGAACTTCTTTGGCCTGCTGAACTTTCAGGCGCCCTTTCTCCCTTGGGTGCTCATGGGATTCTCTCTGCTGCTGGGCAACTCCATCATTGTGGATTTACTAGGTACCAGTCGCTCTAACCACCATAGCAAATTTCTGTAATGCATCAATGTTATTAATGGCTTTAAGATCCAAAATGTTGCCTTATTGACCATTGAGGAGTGGTGACTAGTCGTGTCAATGCTGTGTTCCCTTCCCTAAGGTATCGCTGTGGGTCATGTGTACTTCTTTCTGGAGGATGTGTTCCCAAACCAGCCAGGTGGTGGCAGATGGCTCAAGACTCCCTTTTTTCTGTAAGTTTGGCCATTTATAAGTTTGATATGGTTCTAGTACAGTCCAATAATTAATGTCTTATGATAGAAGCTGTAGTGTTTACCCCACTTGTCTGCTGAGAGATGATGTTGCTGGAGAGATGGGGGACACATAAACAAATAGCAGTAAGCTTGATACAGAGTAAACAATAGTTATTAATATATGGAAATTgccaacattaacaatgttgtAACAAATGTTTTGACATGGTGTTCTGAAGGTATGCTGTCCTTGGAAGAGGCCGTGACAATGTTGTCTATCCTGATTGGTATTATTCCAGAAAAGGAAGGGCACATCAATAGCTCTTAATAAAAGTAGAAATATACCATCCATTTATCAGATGagttatgtatgtacagttgaagttggaagtttacatacacttaggttggagtcattaactcgtttttcaaccactccacacatttcttttaacaaactatagttttggcaagtcggttaagacatctactttgtgcaggacacaaagtaatttttccaacaattgtttacagacagattatttcacttataattcactgtatcacaattccagtggttcagaagtttacatacactaaattgactgtgcctttaaagagcttggaaaattccagaaaaggatgtcatggctttagaagcttctgataggctaattgacatcatttgaggcaattggaggtgaacctgtggaggcatttcaaggcctaccttcaaactcagtgcctctttgcttgacctcatgggaaaatcaaaagaaatcagccaagacctcagaataaaaattgtagtcctccacaagtctggttcatccttgggagcaatttccaaatgcctgaaggtaccacgttcatctgtactgtacaaacaatagtatgcaagtataaacaccatgggaccacgcagccgtcataccgctcaggaaggagatgcgttctgtctcctagagatgaacgtactttggtgtgaaaagtgcaaatcaatcccagaacaacagcaaaggaccttgtgaagatgctggaggaaacgggtacaaatgtatctatatccacagtaaaacgagtcctatatcgacataacctgaaaggccgctcagcaaggaaaaagccactgctccaaaaccgccataaaaaaagccagactacggtttgcaactgcacatgtgaacaaagattgtactttttggagaaatgtcctctggtctgttgaaacaaaaatagaactgttaggccataatgaccataattatgtttggaggaaaaagggaagcttgcaagccgaagaacaccatcccaaccatgaagcacgggggtggcagcatcatgttgtgggggtgctttgctgcaggagggactggtgcacttcacaaaatagatggcatcatgaggcaggaaaattatgtggatatattgaagcaacatctcaagacatcagtcaggaagttaaagcttggttgcaaatgggtcttccaaatggacaatgaccccaagcatacttccaaagttgtggcaaaatggcttaaggacaacaaagtcgaggtattggagtggccatcacaaaaccctgacctcaatcccgtagaaaatttgtgggtagaactgaaaaagcgtgtgcgagcaaggaggcctacaaacctgactcagttacaccagctctgtcaggaggaatgggccaaaatttacccaagttattgtgggaagcttgtggacggctacccaaaacgcttgacccaagttaaacaatttaaaggcaattctaccaaatactcattgagtgcatgtaaacttctgacccacttggaatgtgatgaaagacataaaagctgaaataaatctctattctgacatttcacattcttaaaataaagtggtgatcctaactgacctaagacggggaacgtttactaggattaaatgtcaggaattgtgaaactgactttaaatctatttggctaaggtgtatgtagcaTACACcttagcagcataccaccctgcataccactgctggtttgcttctgaagctaagcagggttggtcctggtcagtccctggatgggagaccagatgctgctggaagtggtgttggagggccagtaggaggcactctttcctctggtctaaaaaatatcccaatgccccagggcagtgattggggacactgccctgtgtagggtgccgtctttcggatgggacgttaaacgggtgtcctgactctctgaggtcattaaagatcccatggcacttattgtaagagtaggggtgttaaccccggtgtcctggctaaattcccaatctggccctcaaaccatcatggtcacctaataatccccagtttaca
It encodes:
- the LOC129818581 gene encoding derlin-2, encoding MAYQTFQQEYLQIPFVTRAYTTACVLTTAAVQLELITPFQLYFNPDLILRNYQVWRLITNFLFFGPVGFNFLFNMIFLYRYCRMLEEGSFRGRTADFVFMFLFGGLLMTIFGTFVSLVFLGQAFTIMLVYVWSRRNPNVRMNFFGLLNFQAPFLPWVLMGFSLLLGNSIIVDLLGIAVGHVYFFLEDVFPNQPGGGRWLKTPFFLKMLFDTPEEDANYNPLPEERPGGFAWGEGQRLGG